From the Planctomycetota bacterium genome, the window TACCGCCGGGCGGTGCTCGAGGCCTGGGACGATCTTCCCCCGTCGCGGCTGGCGGGGCTCGAGAGCCTCGAGCAGCTCCGCGTCGTCGAGGCCGGCATCCCGATCGCCGCCGCCGCGGTCGACCATCCGACGCGCGGGATCGACACCGCCGCCGACTACGCCGCGTTCGTGGCCCGGCTCCAGGGCGCGGCCTGACGGCCGTCGCCGGCCAGCGGCCGCCGCCTGGTCAGGTCGCCGCCTTGTAGACCGGGACCAGCAGCACGCTCGCCGGACTACCCGAGAGGACCGCCTCCGACGTGCTTCCCAGGAGCCACCGCGACAGCGTGTCGGCCGGGGTTCGGCCGACCACGACCAGGTCGATCCCTTCGCTGCGCGTGTAGGCGTTGATCCGATCCCCGGGATTGCCCTCGAGCACCACCGGCTCCCCGCCCCCCAGCGCCGCGGGCAGCGTGGCGGCGAATGCGCGTGCCCGGCCGGTGATGCCCGCCACCTCGGAATCGTGCTCCGCCTCCCACGCGCGGGCGATCGCGGCCGTGTCGGGATCGCGGACGCGTTGCTGGACCCACGGCGGCAGCGGTGCGGCGAGGAGCGACTCGGCGACGGCGATCGTCCGCCCGGTGGTGCCGGTCGGCCAGTGGAGCCGGCCGAGCGCGGAGGCCAGCGCCGGGGCACTGGCGGGATGGTGGCAGACGAGCACCTTCAGCCCCGCCGCGGGGGCGGCACGGACCACGAGCACCGGCAACTGCGCGCCATGGACGACCGCACGCGACACGCTCCCCAGCAGCAGCCGTTCGAGCGACCCGGTCCCGCGCGAGCCGACGACGATCAGATCGGCCTTCCAGCCCGAAGCCGATTCGAGGATCCCGACCGCGGGGGACTTGACGCTCACGATCGCCTCCG encodes:
- a CDS encoding universal stress protein — translated: MKVLVAVDGSPASLDAVSLAGALVDPAVDEVAIYFSPAELTRRLPWGPQLVEGATAALFTEACGRLPTGMARQPEAIVSVKSPAVGILESASGWKADLIVVGSRGTGSLERLLLGSVSRAVVHGAQLPVLVVRAAPAAGLKVLVCHHPASAPALASALGRLHWPTGTTGRTIAVAESLLAAPLPPWVQQRVRDPDTAAIARAWEAEHDSEVAGITGRARAFAATLPAALGGGEPVVLEGNPGDRINAYTRSEGIDLVVVGRTPADTLSRWLLGSTSEAVLSGSPASVLLVPVYKAAT